The segment TCAGTGATCATCTTTATCAGAAAAAAATACTGCATATGGATGAGGCTGTAGCAGCAAAAGATCTGGTGCAGCAATTAAAGAAACATGATGACGCTATTGCTACACTTATAAAGGCATACGAAACAACCTATCTCACAAAAGACGAACAACAGCATTGGAATTATTTGTTGACGAGTCTTGAAGCTTATAGAAGATCGGAAATGAATCGCATAAGCCAAGTCAATTCATCGGCGTCATATGATTTGCAGTTGGACAAGAATTTTCAGCGGGCCCAAGCCGCACTTGGTCAACTAAATGCATTGCAGGCGAAGGAGGGAAGTTTGTTGCAGCGAAATTCAAAGGCTATAATAGATGATACTGTTATTCAATCGTACCTGCAGATTTCAATGCTGATAGTGCTGGCGGTTATCGGTATGATTTTATTGCTTGCACGTGATAATCCTTTCTTTCCGGGTGAAAAGAAAGCCATATTAAATTGATCAGTATTTCATTTTCAACGGACTTATTTTCCATTTCTCAAATGCAACCAATGCTTCTTCACGAAGTAATTGTTGAGTTGTAAGTTTTCTTCCCGTGTGAGAAAGATCGATCTCATCATAAATAAATTTATCATCGAAATCAACCGCAGCCGCATCTTCTTTTGTAGTGCCGAAATAGATCTTTGCTGCCCTTGCCCAATAAATTGCACCGAGGCACATGGGGCAAGGTTCACAACTGCAATAAATTTCACAACCATCAAGTTGATAGCTGCTCAATGATTTACATGCATTGCGGATAGCAACTACTTCTGCATGAGCAGTAGGATCATTTGTTGAGGTTACTTCATTTACACCGGTGGCGATGATCTTTCCATCTTTTACAATTACAGCAGCAAAAGGTCCGCCCTTTCCGTTCTCTACATTTTCAATGGAAAGACGAATCGCTTCACGCATGAAATCTTCTTTGGCAAGTTGTTCTTTCATAGTTATTCAATTTAAAATTATCCTTAAGATAAAAAATCCCCCGACGTAGCGGGGGATTAAATTTATAAATTGTTCAGTCTGCTTAAAGCGTCCCGATCAATATGATTATGCTTTTGCAAATTCTGAACGAATCACATTCAACGCACCACCGGCTTTAAACCATTCGATCTGCTGTGCATTGTAACTGTGATTAACAGTAATAGTTTCACTGCTTCCATCAGCATGATTCAATACCAATTCCAATGGTACTCCTGGTGTGAAAGAAGTTAAACCAATTACATCAAGCGTATCATCTTCAAGGATCTTATCGTAGTCTTCTTTGTTAGCGAATGTTAACGCCAACATACCTTGCTTCTTCAGGTTTGTTTCGTGAATACGTGCAAATGATTTCACCAATACTACACGAACACCTAAGTGACGTGGTTCCATTGCTGCATGTTCTCTTGAAGAACCTTCACCATAGTTTTCATCACCCACTACAATTGATCCAACGCCTGCAGCTTTGTATGCACGCTGAGTATTTGGCACAGTGCCATATTCTCCGGTCAACTGATTTTTTACAGTATCCGTTTTTTCATTGAAGAAATTGGTAGCACCAATCAACAGGTTGTTACTGATATTATCTAAGTGACCACGGAATTTTAACCATGGACCAGCCATCGAAATATGATCAGTTGTACATTTTCCTTTTGCTTTGATGAGGAGTTTCAAACCTTTGATGTCAACACCTTCCCATGCAGAGAACGGATATAACAACTGCAAACGCTTACTGTCTGGCTTCACATCTAATACAACTTTGCTTCCATCTTCAGCAGGAGCCTGGTAACCTGCATCTTCAACAGCAAAACCTTTTGTTGGTAATTCATCACCACTAGGAGGATCGAGTTTTACCTGTTCACCTTTATCATTGGTTAATGTATCTGTGAGCGGATTAAATGTAAGATCACCGGCAATTGCCAATGCTGTTACTAACTCAGGGCTCGCAACAAACGCCAATGTATTTGGATTACCATCGGCACGCTTTGCAAAGTTTCTGTTGAATGAGTGAACGATCGTATTACGTTCTGCTTTTTCAGCACCAACCCTGTCCCACATACCAATACAAGGTCCACATGCATTTGCAAATACAGTCGCACCAATTTTTTCAAACACACCTAAGTAACCGTCACGTTCAATGGTGTAACGAACGAGTTCACTACCGGGAGTGATTGTGAATTCAGATTTTAATGTCAATCCTTTATCACTAACCTGTCCGGCAAGACTTACTGCACGGCTGATATCTTCATACGAAGAGTTAGTACAACTACCAATTAAACCCACTTCAATTTTTGTAGGCCATCCGTTCTTTGCAGCAGCTTCTTTCATTTGAGAAATTGGTGTAGCTAAGTCCGGAGTAAACGGTCCATTCAAATGTGGTTCCAATTCACTGAGGTTGATCTCAATTACTTTATCAAAATATTTTTCTGGGTTTGCATATACATCAGCATCACCTGTTAAGTAGTCTTTGATTTGATCTGCAGCATCAGCAACTTCTGCACGGCCGGTTGCTTTCAGGTAACGGCTCATGCTTTCATCGTAACCAAATGTTGAAGTGGTTGCACCAATTTCAGCACCCATATTACAGATAGTTCCTTTACCGGTACAGCTCATGCTTGTTGCACCTTCGCCAAAATATTCAACAATAGCGTTGGTACCGCCTTTTACAGTAAGGATGCCAGCCACTTTTAAGATTACATCCTTAGGAGCTGTCCAACCATTGAGTTTACCGGTCAGCTTCACACCGATCAGTTTCGGCATCAATAATTCCCAGCTAAGACCAGCCATTACATCGCAGGCATCAGCACCACCCACACCAATGGCGATCATACCCAAGCCACCGGCATTTACAGTGTGACTGTCGGTACCGATCATCATACCACCGGGGAATGCATAGTTTTCCAACACCACTTGGTGAATGATACCGGCACCTGGTTTCCAGAAACCAATGCCATATTTATTTGAAATAGAAGAAAGGAAATTGTAAACCTCTTCGTTGTCGGTAACAGCTTTTACCAGATCCTGCTTGCCTTCAGTTTTTGCAACGATCAGGTGATCGCAATGCACCGTAGAGGGAACAGCAACCTTCTTACGACCGGTCGTGTCAAACTGCAGCAAAGCCATTTGTGCTGTTGCATCCTGCATCGCCACACGGTCGGGTGCAAAATCAACATACGCTTTTCCTCTTTCGAAGTCTACGGGTTCAACTCCTGTCCAGAGGTGGGAGAATAATATTTTTTCTGCCAGTGTTAAAGGGCGACCCAATGCTTTGCGGGCGGCATCCACTTTGGCAGGCATTTCGCTGTACAATTTTTTGATGAGGTCGAGATCGAATACCATGAAGAAGAATTTGATAATGATGAAAATCAGCTCATCTGAAAATTCGAAAACTGGCTTGGTAGATTGGCTCAAAGAGGAGTGCCGGGTTGAAAAAACCCTCCATTCGCACATTTTCAAACTCTCAAATTTGCAATTTGCTTGTTGAGGTTGCGAATTTACCGATTTACAGGAACTTTTTAAACCATCTGCCCGAAAGAATTGTTGAATAAAGTACTTTTACAGTACAACTGAACACTATGAACCGTTTACGGCACATCATTGAATGGAACGTATTTGGCGTTTGCACTTGGTTAGGGGAAAAAATGGGTATTGCCACCAGCACTATCCGGAAATATTTTATTTACATATCCTTCCTCACCATGGGATCGCCATTGATTATTTACTTCTTTGTTGCCTTCTGGATGAACGTTCGTCAGTACATCTGGTTCAGAAAACGGAACCCTCTGCGCTACTAATGAGATTCGTCATTGCATTTTGGTAATTGATTGTTTAAATTGAGAAAACAATCAGGGTTATGTTTTCGTTTGAGTATACACATTCCAGTTATAAAGATATGATCAGCGATCTTGCAGCAAAGCTGCAGGTGAAACTGAAAGATAACTGGTTGTTCTTCCCTGAAGAAATTGCCAGCGGTTATTACCGTGTACTTCAACTCTCGAATGGGCTCGATGTAAATGTCATTAATTGCCGTATCAATAAAGATTGGCTCGTCAGTCGTAAAAGCGATACGAAAGAGTATTATACACTTCGTTTTGATGAACTTATCGTAGAAAAAGAAATCCGTATTGGCATTGACAATGATGTGGTAGACAGAAAAAAAGAAACTGTTGCTGTTGCCTATCTCACCAGTTCTCTTTTCGATTGGTATTACCACGGTACCAAGGGTACTATATTCAAAGGAGTAAATATTCTTATACCCAGAGATTGGTTAGGTAAATTAATGGGCATTGAAACATTTGATGATATACTGCCTGCATACATCGCCTTGAGAAGCCGCAGCTTTACAATGGAACCATTGGATGCAGTGTATTTTCAATTGATGAATGAAATAATGGAAGAGGATCCTGATACTCCTTTTCCCCGGTTATATATTGAGAACAGAGTGCAGTTGTTGATGGAGCGTTTCTTTACACGCATCCATTCAAGAGTATCACTGGCAGATGTACAGAGTAATATTAAACCGGATGATATTTATACCGTCTTGAAAATTGAAAAAATATTAGTCGAAAATTTTTCTAATAAACCAAAATCCATTGAAGAGCTCTCACGTAAGGCAACGATGAGTTCTACAAAATTGAAGAAGATCTTTAAATCGGTATTTGGTATGCCCATTTATGAGTATTACCAACAGAAGAGAATGCTAAAGGCAGGCGAATTATTATCGACAGGAAAATATTCAGTAAAGCAGGTGGCTGTAACAATTGGCTATACGAACGTGAGTAATTTTGTAACTGCATTCAAGAAGTATATGAAGGAAGAACCTTCAAACTTTATAGAAGCGTGAGTTGATAAACATAGTAAAACCAGGTGCCATGATAGTTGTGCACTTAAAACATACGAACTACAAAGAAGTACTTGCAAGTATTTCAGAACAACTGCACTTGCAGTTGACAGGTGATATTCTGCAACTGACTCCTGATATTGGCGATGGCTATTTTAAAGTAGTTGAATTGCCAAATGGTTTGCAGGCAATGCTCTCCGATTTACATTATCATGTTGATGTAACATTCAAACGTGAAAAAAGTGACGAATACTTCTGTATTCTTCATTTTAATGATGCTGAGTTAAGTGACTCTCTTCATTTTTTACACAACGGCAAACAGATGTTTGACAAAAGTGCAAGAAGGGCAGGGGTAACGCTCAGCTCGAGTGCAAACGATATGAGTTTTACCGTAAAAGGAAATACCAAAGCGAAAAGTATTAATATTCTTTTGCCGGGCCGTTGGATAAACGATAACCTTAATCGTTATAACGAGTTGCAGGTACTGTCTCGTTATAACGCAATGCGTAACACACTTGTGCATCCAGAACCATTTGATGCGCAAAACAGGGTGTTGTTCGATGAAGTATTTCAAACAGATGAAGCGAATCCTTTGCAGAGCATGATCGTGAAGAACCGAATTATGTTATTGCTTGAACATTTTCTTTCTAAGATCTACCGTAAGATGCAGGAAGAGCCAACGCAGCCGCCACGCAAGATCAAAGCATCTGACATGGGTAAGTTGATGGAAATAGAATCATTACTGGTTCGTGATTTTGGGCAACCACCACCAACCATTGCTTTGCTGGCTGAAAAAAGCGGAATGAGCGTGTCGAAATTAAAATCTGCTTTTAAGCGGGTGTATGGCACAGGCATATATGAGTACTACCAGAAGAACCGGATGCAGAAAGCAAGATCAATGCTGCTCACCGGCCAATACAACGTAAAAGAAGTTGGAACACAATTAGGCTACAGTAACCTCAGCAACTTCTCTCTTGCTTTCAAAAAAGAATTCAATGTCCTGCCGAGCCAGGTATAGAAATATTTATTTTCTATATATTTTAATTTCCCCTAACTTTAAGAAACTGATCTCATTAGCACTTCTAACTCCTTGAAGCAACATCGCTCCGTTTTTAATTCATGCATCCTTTGAGCCTCCCATCTCACACATTGTAATTCACATGCTACCTCTTACTGGTATTTCTGCGTGCGCTTAACAGTTCCCTGTTTAGCAGCAAGTCTGTCGTTGCATCCTAGTGAAAACGTATGTTTATCCAACGCCCCCACAAAAAAGAGGCTCTTAATTAAGAGCCTCGATTTTTTTGTATCGGTTATTATGATGTTATCTCAAATCAAACAACAAACCAAGCTTTACCTGTAGTTGTTGCAACGGACTGTTATACAACTGTGCCACCGTATGGTTGTGAATATGATTTGTATTGATGTTTACAAACTGCATGGTGAGTGGTTTGGTTTCATCGTTTGTTGGTTGTGTAGCAACCGGTTGTTCCAATTGTTTCACATTTACATAGTCAACACGATTACCATGAATACGGCTTACAGAAAGATTGATGGATGTTCCGTTAAATGGATTGCATGCTGCTTTTGACCGAAGCTTCATCAACAAACCTGCGCCATAGCCCCATGTCATTGAACCTTTGCGGAAAGTGACTTCATTTTCCAATGGCTTACAATCGTCACGATCATTTTCATCATATACATTAATACGAACTCTTGTACCTAATGATTGATAACCACCCAACATCTGCACATAAGGAGTAATTGCTTTGTTCTTTACTACTTCATAACGAAGATTGAGATGATTGAAGTTGGCGAAGTTGATATAGTTCACCGGGTATTCAGCAGCAGTACTCATATCTTCATTCTGAAAACTTTGAGTTAATTTCTTTTTACCGAATCGGCCTGTTCCTGTTTCGAACGATACTACAAACTGCTTACCTGCAAATGGTAAACGATAGCCAGCCTGGAAGTTGTAACCATGTGCTGCATTAATGTTTCCGGCCATATCACCAAGCGGCGATTGATTACTGTAACCAAAGCCAAATTCAAATTGAGCAAAGGAGGTGAGGTACAGGCAAACGCCTGCAATGATGAGTAAAGTTTTTTTCATGTGTTTATTTTTTGCTTTTATTTTTTTGCCACATAGTATGCCCATATCATCGTGGGTTAGTATGATTAACTCATGGGCATTTCATATAAAGAGCTTTTGATGCTCTTTAAAGTTCGTGAAACTTATTGTTAAATAAAAGCTGAAAATAATGATCAGATCGCTTTTCTGAGCATCACCAATTGCTCCAGCAAACCTTTCAGTTTATCGAGTTGCAACATATTTGCACCGTCGCTTTTTGCAACAGCAGGGTTAGGATGTGTTTCAATAAATAATCCATCAACGCCTGTTGCAATAGCTGCTTTGGCAATTGTTCCGATCAATTGCGGATTACCGCCGGTAACACCGGTTGTTTGATTAGGTTGCTGCAATGAGTGTGTACAATCCATGATCACAGGAACATTCAATTCTTTCATCCAGGTAATGTTGCGGTAGTCAACAACAAGATCTGTATAACCAAACGTGTTTCCTCTTTCAGTGAGCATAATATTGTTATTGCCGGCTTTGCGGATCTTCTCAACCGCAAACTTCATAGATGGTCCGCTAAGGAACTGACCCTTTTTTACGTTCACAATTTTTCCTGTTTCGGCTGCCGCTTCCAACAGATCGGTTTGGCGACAGAGAAAAGCAGGTATCTGTAAAATATCAATATAGGGCGAAGCCATACCTGCTTCTTCGTGTGCATGAATATCGGAGGTGGCAGGCAGGTTGTAGGCCTTTCTTACTTTATCAATTAAACTCAAACCTGTGTCATCACCCAAGCCTGTAAAGGATGAAGCACTGGTACGGTTTGCTTTTCTGTATGATGCTTTAAATACATAAGGAATGCCTAAGTCCTTACAAATAGTTGACACTTTATCGGCCACTTCCATCACCAGTTCTTCACTTTCAACTACGCATGGTCCGGCAATGAGGAAAAAGTTTTTTTCGTCGTACGATTGATTGGTAAACAGGTCTTTCAGAAATTGTTCCATGCGGCAAAGATAAAGGCAAAGCCATATTACTTGCAATCACATGAATTTGATGCGCTGTGAAAGCCATTTTCAATCTAATGACATCAGAAAAATGGTGAAACTAATGATCAATTTTTATCAGCAGCTTATCCGGGGCTTGATTGCCCAAATAAAAAATCTGCAAACCATTCGCCCAGCTATAGGCATATCCATCAGCCGAAACATCGGGAATAAGCGGCACTTGTATCCACGCAGATGAATCAGCTTTTTGAATAAATACTTTCAATGTTTCTGATGATATATGCTCATTGAGTTCATTGATGACTGTACTATAGCCACCCCAATCTTCCATCCAGTTGATATCCTTTAAAATAGTTTCTTTCATCTTTCGAATCAAATAATCGATTTCTATTAGGTGTCAACAATTTGATATCTCTCCACAATGCTGTGCATATTCATTTCAATGATGAATATGCACAGCATTAATCATTTAGTTTCAATTTGCGTTTCGCCATACAAAATGGCTAAGTGATACAAAATGATGGCCTGAAATCTCATCTTTGTTTACATTATATTTTGTTGGATAGTTACCCGCTTTTTCAAATTTTAAAGGTTGTGCGTAATCTTTTGAAACTGACTGACCGCTTTGCATATAACCCAGCGTAATCATTGGTTCTATAAAATTGAAACGACCATTATAAGACCCAAGGATCATTACATGTGTAAAAGGGAGGAATGAGGTTGGTGGCATTGG is part of the Lacibacter sediminis genome and harbors:
- a CDS encoding MCP four helix bundle domain-containing protein, coding for MKQFISIREKRVAAAVLFVVLVAIGLNQLLYEKEYAQLDKNMSSLYKDRLMPAGYLFEISDHLYQKKILHMDEAVAAKDLVQQLKKHDDAIATLIKAYETTYLTKDEQQHWNYLLTSLEAYRRSEMNRISQVNSSASYDLQLDKNFQRAQAALGQLNALQAKEGSLLQRNSKAIIDDTVIQSYLQISMLIVLAVIGMILLLARDNPFFPGEKKAILN
- a CDS encoding nucleoside deaminase, with the protein product MKEQLAKEDFMREAIRLSIENVENGKGGPFAAVIVKDGKIIATGVNEVTSTNDPTAHAEVVAIRNACKSLSSYQLDGCEIYCSCEPCPMCLGAIYWARAAKIYFGTTKEDAAAVDFDDKFIYDEIDLSHTGRKLTTQQLLREEALVAFEKWKISPLKMKY
- a CDS encoding aconitate hydratase produces the protein MVFDLDLIKKLYSEMPAKVDAARKALGRPLTLAEKILFSHLWTGVEPVDFERGKAYVDFAPDRVAMQDATAQMALLQFDTTGRKKVAVPSTVHCDHLIVAKTEGKQDLVKAVTDNEEVYNFLSSISNKYGIGFWKPGAGIIHQVVLENYAFPGGMMIGTDSHTVNAGGLGMIAIGVGGADACDVMAGLSWELLMPKLIGVKLTGKLNGWTAPKDVILKVAGILTVKGGTNAIVEYFGEGATSMSCTGKGTICNMGAEIGATTSTFGYDESMSRYLKATGRAEVADAADQIKDYLTGDADVYANPEKYFDKVIEINLSELEPHLNGPFTPDLATPISQMKEAAAKNGWPTKIEVGLIGSCTNSSYEDISRAVSLAGQVSDKGLTLKSEFTITPGSELVRYTIERDGYLGVFEKIGATVFANACGPCIGMWDRVGAEKAERNTIVHSFNRNFAKRADGNPNTLAFVASPELVTALAIAGDLTFNPLTDTLTNDKGEQVKLDPPSGDELPTKGFAVEDAGYQAPAEDGSKVVLDVKPDSKRLQLLYPFSAWEGVDIKGLKLLIKAKGKCTTDHISMAGPWLKFRGHLDNISNNLLIGATNFFNEKTDTVKNQLTGEYGTVPNTQRAYKAAGVGSIVVGDENYGEGSSREHAAMEPRHLGVRVVLVKSFARIHETNLKKQGMLALTFANKEDYDKILEDDTLDVIGLTSFTPGVPLELVLNHADGSSETITVNHSYNAQQIEWFKAGGALNVIRSEFAKA
- a CDS encoding PspC family transcriptional regulator; this translates as MNRLRHIIEWNVFGVCTWLGEKMGIATSTIRKYFIYISFLTMGSPLIIYFFVAFWMNVRQYIWFRKRNPLRY
- a CDS encoding helix-turn-helix domain-containing protein; the protein is MFSFEYTHSSYKDMISDLAAKLQVKLKDNWLFFPEEIASGYYRVLQLSNGLDVNVINCRINKDWLVSRKSDTKEYYTLRFDELIVEKEIRIGIDNDVVDRKKETVAVAYLTSSLFDWYYHGTKGTIFKGVNILIPRDWLGKLMGIETFDDILPAYIALRSRSFTMEPLDAVYFQLMNEIMEEDPDTPFPRLYIENRVQLLMERFFTRIHSRVSLADVQSNIKPDDIYTVLKIEKILVENFSNKPKSIEELSRKATMSSTKLKKIFKSVFGMPIYEYYQQKRMLKAGELLSTGKYSVKQVAVTIGYTNVSNFVTAFKKYMKEEPSNFIEA
- a CDS encoding helix-turn-helix transcriptional regulator, with the translated sequence MIVVHLKHTNYKEVLASISEQLHLQLTGDILQLTPDIGDGYFKVVELPNGLQAMLSDLHYHVDVTFKREKSDEYFCILHFNDAELSDSLHFLHNGKQMFDKSARRAGVTLSSSANDMSFTVKGNTKAKSINILLPGRWINDNLNRYNELQVLSRYNAMRNTLVHPEPFDAQNRVLFDEVFQTDEANPLQSMIVKNRIMLLLEHFLSKIYRKMQEEPTQPPRKIKASDMGKLMEIESLLVRDFGQPPPTIALLAEKSGMSVSKLKSAFKRVYGTGIYEYYQKNRMQKARSMLLTGQYNVKEVGTQLGYSNLSNFSLAFKKEFNVLPSQV
- the kdsA gene encoding 3-deoxy-8-phosphooctulonate synthase; this encodes MEQFLKDLFTNQSYDEKNFFLIAGPCVVESEELVMEVADKVSTICKDLGIPYVFKASYRKANRTSASSFTGLGDDTGLSLIDKVRKAYNLPATSDIHAHEEAGMASPYIDILQIPAFLCRQTDLLEAAAETGKIVNVKKGQFLSGPSMKFAVEKIRKAGNNNIMLTERGNTFGYTDLVVDYRNITWMKELNVPVIMDCTHSLQQPNQTTGVTGGNPQLIGTIAKAAIATGVDGLFIETHPNPAVAKSDGANMLQLDKLKGLLEQLVMLRKAI